Proteins found in one Plasmodium gaboni strain SY75 chromosome 13, whole genome shotgun sequence genomic segment:
- a CDS encoding putative phosphodiesterase gamma, whose protein sequence is MLHSNNSSLYKKRDMVKNVFSLFSFTSNIDDKAIKLWPLKFSEKEEESLYIIKICHNIYKKRFFLLISHLSSLIFMYSICLIVAKINELFSKLKLTFVFLHIFVVINILFILMLHYTHYIEKLRRWRGKLFVLHSICIFLLWCSWLFILFNDVKDYLPIVVNVNKFLYATYTHNKINIIFCFFAYVPIFYLITIIPCRICYSFTFDLLFFILRIAIFSVYYLITVKNYILIDNIFMIASSIVGSIFIFVIRYIIEIQRRLAFHSWNKQIKQINTLKTNLKEQKEKLSLTNIEEIFNLINDCIGNYYNTNEQLEEKNISVVNNLKKILTILKEDNLFSPDSKFINRKKYNHIYAYIMDVKRNKNLSENEEASKDVTEEFKEESETESLMESISEARSKTKMDEKSKMYSKNDEFKVENEMDMSLKCDNINLDIWNTSFLNNEILNEDIFIHIGHKLLKMYYTKNHNIPNETLYSLLYEMKNGYNNVPYHNSIHAAMVTQHCNILVSNLNTANILRDNELGAFLIASLGHDIGHFGRTNIFLKNCCNFLSIIYNDKSILENYHCSYLFNILLKDENNIFKNEDPKCLLTLRQQIIELILATDMSKHIKILAQFRIKSIKIKSYIEKNIILCLKMIIKAADLSHNCVDWSEHYQWVKRLVNEFYYEGDELFQMGYQINPLFDRNCHNNFIQIQRTFLKELVYPLIISLKTLDNTSIIQDMINNVKRNYSKWTKIEKCEIKKKKYLNELLSNIPDNWARLYYPNLNIYKTQKKK, encoded by the exons atgttacatagtaataatagtagtctttataaaaaaagggATATGGTTAAAAATGTCTTTTCTCTTTTTTCCTTTACAAGTAATATAGACGATAAAGCTATTAAATTATGGCCCTTAAAATTTAGTGAGAAGGAAGAAGaatctttatatattataaaaatttgtcataatatttacaaaaaaagaTTTTTTCTCCTCATATCACATCTGAGCTCtcttatatttatgtattcCATATGTTTGATAGTAGCAAAAATTAATG AGCTATTTTCCAAGTTAAAATTGACGTTTGTATTTTTACACATTTTTGTTgtaattaatatattatttattttaatgCTGCACTATACAcattatatagaaaaacTCCGAAGGTGGAGAGGGAAATTATTTGTATTGCATAGTATATGT ataTTTCTTTTGTGGTGTTCATGGTTATTTATCTTATTTAATGACGTGAAAGATTATTTACCTATTGTTGTGaatgtaaataaatttttatatgcaACTTATActcataataaaattaatatcatcttttgtttttttgCATACGTAccaattttttatttaattacAATAATACCATGCAg AATATGCTATTCTTTTACCTTTGATCTTTTGTTCTTCATATTAAGGATCGCCATATTTTCCGTTTATTATCTCATAACAgtaaaaaattatatctTAATAGACAA cATTTTTATGATAGCGTCATCAATTGTAGGaagtatatttattttcgTTATACGATATATCATAGAAATTCAGAGAAGATTAGCTTTTCACAGTTGgaataaacaaataaagCAAATTAATACGTTAAAAACTAATTTGAAAGAACAGAAAGAAAAATTGTCACTCACTAATATTGAAGAAATTTTCAATCTTATTAATGAT TGCATAggtaattattataacacAAATGAACAGcttgaagaaaaaaatatatctgttgtaaataatttaaaaaaaattctaaCCATATTAAAAGAAGACAATTTATTTTCACCGGATAGCAAATTTATAAATAGAAAA aagtacaatcatatatatgcatatattaTGGACGTGAAGAGGAATAAAAACCTGTCAGAAAATGAAGAAGCATCCAAAGATGTAACAGAAGAGTTTAAAGAAGAATCTGAAACAGAATCGTTGATGGAATCTATATCAGAAGCACGATCAAAAACTAAAATGGATGAAAAATCAAAAATGTATTCtaaaaatgatgaattTAAAGTTGAAAATGAAATGGACATGAGTTTG AAATGTGACAATATAAATTTGGATATTTGGAATACGTCCTTTTTgaataatgaaatattaaatgaagatatttttattcatataggacataaattattaaaaatgtattatacaaaaaatcataatattCCAAATGAAAcattatattcattattatatgaaatgAAAAATGGTTATAACAATGTGCCATATCATAATTCGATCCACGCAGCTATG GTTACCCAACATTGTAACATTTTAGTAAGTAATTTAAACACAGCCAATATTCTTAGAGATAACGAATTAGGTGCATTTTTAATTGCTTCTTTAGGTCATGATATAGGACATTTTGGTAGAactaatatatttttaaaaaattgttGCAATTTTTTAAgcataatatataatgataagTCTATATTAGAGAATTATCATTGctcttatttatttaatattttattaaaagatgaaaataatatttttaaaaatgaagatcCGAAATGTTTACTAACACTTAGACAACAAATTATAGAATTAATACTAGCAACAGATATGAGTAaacacataaaaatattagCTCAATTTCGTATAAAATctattaaaataaaatcatatattgaaaaaaatattatcctatgtttaaaaatgataataaagGCAGCTGACTTATCACATAATTGTGTTGATTGGAGTGAACATTATCAATGGGTGAAAAGATTAGTAAATgaattttattatgaaGGTGATGAATTATTTCAAATGGGTTATCAAATAAATCCGTTATTTGATAGAAATTgtcataataattttatacaAATACAAAGAACATTCTTAAAAGAATTAGTCTATCCTCTTATCATATCACTTAAAACTCTAGATAACACATCTATTATACAAgatatgataaataatGTTAAAAGGAATTATTCCAAATGGACAAAAATTGAAAAATGTgaaatcaaaaaaaaaaaatatttaaatgaacTTTTATCTAATATACCAGATAATTGGGCTCGTCTATATTATCCCAACTTGAATATTTACaaaacacaaaaaaaaaaataa
- a CDS encoding putative adenosine-diphosphatase, with protein MKNGRLINKKAIQLILGLYVLFTFLFININYCYGKNINNDEYVRSADIYKAIVIDAGSTGTRIYIYNYHIVDNEKGNIKINIPSINYRTTPGLVYILNRYFSGEEEEFHNYFKNIKSFIYDNVEEEKRFNTIILFRASGGFRLLSINESEKYMEFLKNYFFTHFNEFLLIDDLLVNVLSGKEEAILSFVSIYALLQNFNPSPLIFTDNDKRDNNKTDDQNEEVSNNDNNNNNKKNDNHDGNNNNNDSDNTIGVLELGGATAQIVIKVPLSKMNDDIVNQFNYQHKEKKKNNIIEENYKNKNIVKINLFDQDIYLYCKSYLVLGRQNAMKTYLHYILHKHKEIDEKNKFIQMACFPRNFKFHINNIYKTSIEEDLLEYDGSTKINDDEYIGVGIGNINMCRQEIQTILDYAQIDDLPFKIKKFIKLYGIENFHHFAVDILNIAESFNPISLNTNMYLEKAQEICPLTIDEIRKVVRPESNMEKAQTSCFGLIFLYEFMRYILKIDKSILFYSTNYINKTSITWTIAVLLMEIPKVVHLIRKNEKIKALPSDEL; from the exons atgaaaaatgGAAGACTCATAAATAAGAAAGCAATACAACTAATATTAGGATTATATGTGTTGTtcacatttttatttattaatattaacTACTGTTATGgaaagaatataaataatgatgaatatGTTAGAAGTGctgatatatataaagcAATAGTTATAGATGCTGGATCTACGGGCACaagaatttatatatataattatcatatagTAGATAATGAGAAAggtaatataaaaataaatattccATCTATAAATTATAGAACTACACCTGGattagtatatatattaaatagATATTTTTCTGGTGAAGAAGAAGAatttcataattattttaaaaatataaaaagttttatttatgataATGTGGAAGAAGAAAAACGTTTTAATACAATAATATTGTTTAGAGCATCGGGAGGATTTAGATTATTAAGTATTAATGAATCAGAGAAATATATggaatttttaaaaaattatttctttaCACATTTCaatgaatttttattaattgaCGATTTATTAGTAAACGTCCTAAGTGGCAAAGAGGAGGCAATTTTGTCGTTTGTTTCTATATATGCTCTGCTTCAAAATTTCAATCCGAGTCCTCTTATTTTTACAGACAATGATAAAAGAGATAACAATAAAACTGATGACCAAAACGAAGAGGTAAGcaataatgataataataataataataaaaaaaacgATAACCATGATggtaataataacaataacGATAGTGATAACACCATTGGGGTTCTTGAACTAGGAGGAGCAACTGCTCAAATTGTGATAAAGGTCCCTTTGTCTAAAATGAACGACGATATAGTAAACCAATTTAATTATCAAcataaagaaaaaaagaaaaataacattattgaagaaaattataaaaataaaaatatcgtaaaaattaatttatttgatcaagatatatatttatattgtaaaAGTTATCTTGTATTAGGAAGACAAAATGCCATGAAAACatatttacattatatattacataagcataaagaaatagatgaaaagaataaattTATACAAATGGCATGTTTCCCAAGAAATTTCAAGtttcatattaataacatatataaaacatcAATAGAAGAAGATTTATTAGAATATGATGGAAGCACAAAAattaatgatgatgaaTATATAGGTGTGGGTATTggtaatataaatatgtgtAGACAAGAAATACAAACAATTCTTGATTATGCACAAATTGATGATTTGccatttaaaataaaaaaatttattaaattatatggAATAGAAAATTTTCATCACTTTGCAGTg gatatattaaacataGCCGAAAGTTTTAATCCCATTTCTCTTAATACAAATATGTATTTGGAAAAAGCACAGGAAATATGTCCCCTTACTATAGATGAAATAAGAAAAGTTGTCAGACCAGAATCAAACATGGAAAAGGCTCAGACGTCATGTTTCGg gctcatatttttatatgaatttatGAGATATATTCTCAAAATTGACAAatccatattattttacTCAACCAATTAT ATAAATAAAACGAGCATAACTTGGACTATTGCCGTATTGCTAATGGAAATTCCGAAAGTTGTTCATTTaattagaaaaaatgaaaaaataaaagcTTTACCCTCAGATGAGCTTTGA
- a CDS encoding putative splicing factor, with protein MEENSYFEAVEKLFEIKDSKEDKINGTSSNKDELIENKELNNDDLNHNTCDNNKKTTNKREVKRKSKIINDKKMDNEKKNTKRKKKTNGDVDIDECIDENIDEDVDENIVKNKVDESKEESDVSDNNHNNRKSKNIKNSIRSKTSNNKKNEEDDDNNIDCNNNSQENEEEHKEKLLENKDNKKEGKHTNSSKIKKRDHTNSDEDDTNNDNTSSEEERTKRRKKKHKNDKKNENRVVDYSSSSASSSDVSNEYSSSDEERAHKKRKISKVNRSRRISRSSSESNSSTDNDKHRSSRSSEEKMYSKYDKMKRKDRERDRDRDRERDRDRERDRERDRDRDHDRYRDRDRDRYRDRERERRREREREREKERIRRENERERLRKEREMERERREKIREERRLKEEMEEAKRDDLTVLVLNLDLKADERDIYEFFSEVAGKVRDIQCIKDQRSGKSKGVAYVEFYTQESVIKALAANGMMLKNRPIKIQSSQAEKNRAAKAAKHQPIDPNDIPLKLYIGGLLGPLSNITEQELKQLFNPFGDILDVEIHRDPYTGKSKGFGFIQFHKASEAIEALTVMNGMEVAGREIKVGYAQDSKYLLACDNTQENILKQQQMAKNIRTEEEEQDNEKIDNDDGDGGGLIAGTGSKIALMQKLQRDSIIDPNVPSRYATGANAIMARNSFVHSTNNINNNVTTNLVLSNMFSSNDENIGNDPDFFNDILEDVKEECSKYGKVINIWLDTKNIDGKIYIKYSNNDESLKSFQFLNGRYFGGSLISAYFISNDVWDMTCVPK; from the exons aTGGAAGAGAACTCATATTTTGAGGCAGTAGAAAAGCTTTTTGAAATTAAAGATTCAAAAGAAGATAAGATAAATGGCACAAGTAGTAATAAGGATGAATTaattgaaaataaagaattaaataatgatgacTTGAATCATAATACatgtgataataataaaaaaacaacaaACAAAAGAGAAGTCAAAAGGAAAAGTAAAATTATCAATGATAAGAAAATGgataatgaaaagaaaaatacgaaaaggaaaaaaaaaacaaatgGTGATGTCGACATAGATGAATGTattgatgaaaatattgaTGAAGATGttgatgaaaatattgttaaaaataaagtaGATGAATCGAAAGAAGAGTCTGATGTATCAGACAATAATCATAACAATAGGAAatctaaaaatataaaaaattctATAAGGAGTAAGAcaagtaataataaaaaaaatgaagaagatgatgataataatattgattgtaataataattcgcaagaaaatgaagaagagCATAAGGAAAAACttttagaaaataaagacAATAAGAAGGAGGGGAAACATACAAATTCCTctaaaattaaaaaaagagatCATACTAATAGTGATGAAGATGATActaataatgataatacaTCATCAGAGGAAGAAAGGACTAAAAGAcgaaaaaagaaacataaaaatgataaaaaaaatgaaaatagGGTAGTAGACTATTCATCATCATCTGCTTCCTCCTCTGACGTTTCAAATGAATATAGTTCAAGTGATGAAGAAAGAGCtcataaaaaaagaaaaataagTAAAGTAAACCGATCTAGGAGAATTTCCAGATCATCTAGTGAAAGTAATTCAAGTACTGACAATGATAAGCATCGTAGTTCAAGAAGTAGTGAAGAAAAAATGTACTCCAAATATGATAAgatgaaaagaaaagataGAGAAAGAGATAGAGATAGAGATAGGGAAAGAGATAGAGATAGAGAAAGAGATCGAGAAAGAGATAGGGATAGAGACCATGACAGATATAGAGATAGAGATCGTGATCGATATAGAGATAGAGAAAGAGAGCGAAGAAGAGAAAGAGAAAGGGAAAgagaaaaagaaagaatAAGAAGAGAAAATGAAAGAGAAAGATTAAGAAAAGAAAGAGAAATGGAAAGAGAAAGAAGAGAAAAAATAAGAGAAGAAAGAAGattaaaagaagaaatgGAAGAAGCAAAAAGGGATGATTTAACAGTACTAGTATTAAATTTGGATTTAAAAGCAGATGAAAGagatatatatgaatttttttcaGAAGTAGCTGGAAAAGTTAGAGATATACAATGTATAAAAGATCAAAGGTCAGGAAAATCAAAAGGAGTAGCATATGTAGAATTTTACACTCAAGAATCAGTAATAAAAGCATTAGCAGCAAATGGAATGATGTTAAAAAATAGAccaataaaaatacaatcATCTCAAGCTGAGAAGAATAGAGCAGCAAAAGCAGCAAAACATCAACCAATAGATCCAAACGATATTCcattaaaattatatattggTGGATTATTAGGTCCATTAAGTAATATAACAGAACAAGAATTAAAACAATTATTTAATCCTTTTGGTGATATATTAGATGTAGAAATACATAGAGATCCTTATACAGGGAAATCTAAAGGATTTGGTTTCATTCAATTTCATAAAGCATCTGAAGCCATTGAAGCTTTAACTGTTATGAATGGAATGGAGGTTGCAGGTAGAGAAATTAAAGTAGGATATGCACAAGATTCTAAATATCTCTTAGCATGTGATAATACtcaagaaaatatattaaagcAACAGCAAATGgctaaaaatataagaacTGAAGAGGAAGAACaagataatgaaaaaattgATAACGATGATGGAGACGGGGGTGGGCTCATAGCAGGCACAGGAAGCAAAATAGCATTAATGCAGAAGCTTCAGAGGGATAGTATCATAGATCCTAAT gTACCTAGTAGATATGCCACTGGAGCCAATGCTATTATGGCAAGGAATTCCTTTGTTCATTctacaaataatataaataataatgtgaCAACTAATTTAGTATTAAGCAATATGTTTTCATcaaatgatgaaaatatagGGAATGACCCCGATTTCTTTAATGACATACTTGAAGATGTTAAAGAAGAATGTAGCAAATATGGAAAGGTTATAAACATTTGGCTAGATACCAAGAACATTGACGGTAAGatttacataaaatattctaATAATGATGAATCATTAAAATCATTTCAATTTTTAAATGGAAGGTATTTTGGAGGCTCACTAATAAGCGcgtattttatttcaaaCGATGTATGGGATATGACATGTGTTCCAAAgtaa
- a CDS encoding hypothetical protein (conserved Plasmodium protein, unknown function), producing the protein MKVKKLVKFLSLLAVGLLSNKINKQYGFTSYTLNCNAEIIRRSTYDYNKEILSDSVNVILENAHKNNIGIIHKNIRELLSGRYDSLNPQKVLLRISNIIKHGHINSLCDNNQSYVIIDIPHIIFNANLIGDPELQRINYLISNILNNLDVCSSKIKNRIKLKSNVTNGCLSQSDKDIIFDPTKPSNSRNKGLQLSPSNKFFSILLKCSVDNLGSGDSTMECVQKELAKDNKKMSDTCSQCFKESVNCGKSNCWLPCLFGNPCSDRCYNCGVNYCNKELIRCTGLQNLPGACS; encoded by the coding sequence ATGAAAGTAAAAAAGTTAGtaaaatttttatctttattagCTGTAGGTTTATTaagtaataaaataaacaaacAGTATGGATTTACATCTTATACATTAAATTGTAATGCCGAAATAATTAGAAGATCCACCTATGATTATAACAAAGAAATATTAAGTGATTCTGTAAATGTAATATTAGAAAATGctcataaaaataatataggtataattcataaaaatattagaGAATTATTAAGTGGAAGGTATGATAGTTTAAATCCTCAAAAAGTTTTATTAAGAATatcaaatattataaaacatGGACATATAAATAGTTTATGTGATAATAATCAATCATATGTAATAATAGATATTCCTCATATCATATTTAATGCTAATCTTATTGGTGATCCAGAATTACAAagaataaattatttaataagTAATATCTTAAATAACTTAGATGTATGTTcttcaaaaataaaaaatcGTATTAAACTAAAATCAAATGTAACAAATGGATGCCTATCACAATCTGATAAAGATATCATTTTTGATCCAACCAAGCCTAGCAATAGTAGAAATAAAGGTTTACAGTTGTCTCCTAGCAATAAATTTTTtagtatattattaaaatgttCAGTTGACAACTTAGGTTCAGGTGATAGTACTATGGAATGTGTTCAAAAGGAGCTAGCcaaagataataaaaaaatgtcAGATACGTGTTCACAATGTTTTAAAGAGTCAGTAAATTGTGGAAAATCAAATTGTTGGCTCCCATGTTTATTTGGAAACCCATGTAGTGATAGATGTTATAATTGTGGTGTTAATTATTGTAATAAGGAATTAATCCGATGTACAGGTTTACAGAACTTACCAGGTGCATGTTCTTAA
- a CDS encoding putative protein transport protein SFT2 — MGENKFDGLSFFENNEFQNMNFIRGSMDNNRNDEEKGLIQKAIDLSKKGAETLQKGLKEKLGKNNLNDGASMVSNSTTAESGSMFSNFPLFNNNNQNRENETSSFFAFTTLVSYKNFPLFCILFGISVLFMILSFFTLPMIVITPRQFGFFFTVSSICFVSSLAFLKGFSNLYHHLMEKQRLPFTTAYILSLVSTLYFTLINPLYLLALITSVIQMLALISFLVSYIPGGAGAIKMLLNAIYSYVKNLFRRSNTSDLPF; from the exons atgggtgaaaataaatttgacggtttgtctttttttgaaaataatgaattCCAGAATATGAATTTTATAAGGGGTTCTATGGATAATAATCGtaatgatgaagaaaaagGGTTAATACAGAAAGCTATAGATTTATCAAAAAAAGGAGCAGAAACATTACAGAAAGGTTTAAAAGAAAAGTtaggaaaaaataatttgaatGATGGAGCTTCTATGGTATCTAATTCAACAACAGCTGAAAGTGGTTCCATGTTTTCAAATTTTcctttatttaataataataatcagAATAGAGAAAATGAAACAAGTTCATTTTTTGCTTTTACAACTTTAGTATCTTATAAAAACTTTCCATTATTCTGTATTTTATTTGGTATCAgtgttttatttatgattctatcattttttacattACCTATGATAGTAATAACACCAAGACAATTCGGTTTCTTCTTTACTGTATCTTCAATATGTTTTGTTTCATCCTTAGCTTTCTTGAAGGGATTTTCTAATTTGTATCATCACTTAATGGAAAAACAACG CCTCCCTTTTACAACGGCCTACATTTTATCATTAGTATCAACCTTATATTTTACTCTTATTAATCCCTTATATTTACTG GCATTAATTACATCAGTTATTCAAATGTTAGCCCTTATATCCTTTCTTGTTTCCTACATACCAg GTGGAGCAGGAGCCATCAAAATGCTTCTTAATGCTATTTATTCTTATgttaaaaatttatttagAAGAAGCAATACTTCAGATTTACCCTTTtaa